Genomic segment of Myxococcus stipitatus:
AGAAGCCCGCGGCGCCGCCGGCGCCCACGATGGCTCCGTCGAATGCGGTGCCCGCGCCGCCGGCCTCCGATGATGACCTGGGGCTCGACGAGGACTTCGACCGGGAGCTGTCGGGGCCCGTGGCGGGCTCGGGCAAGCGGGAGGCGCCTCGGAATGTCTACGTGCCGCCCGTGGCGCCCATCCAGAATCCTCGCGTGACGCTCACGCAGTCGGATGTCTTCGAGGTGGTGCTCGCCAAGAAGGCCGAGGTCACCGCCTGCGCCAATACGAAGCCGCGTCCGGTGGACGAGGGCACTCGCGTGGTGGTCCGCTGGACCATCCTGCCGAGCGGCGAAGTGGATGAAGTCGTGACGGAGACGGCCTCACTGAAGGGCACCGCGTTCGCGCGTTGCGTCGAGGGGCGTGTCCGCGCGTGGGTCTTCCCCAAGCACCAGGAGCAAGGGGGCGCCGTGCGCTTCCCGTTCGTCTTCTAGGTCCACGTCCATCGCGAGGAGCGCTCATGCCAGCCTACGTCGTCGTCGAGGTCTCGGTGCATGACGTGCAGACGTATGAGCGCTACAAGCAGCTCGCGCCGCCCTCCATCGCGCTGTATGGCGGGCGCTATCTCGTGAGAGGCGGGGCCACCGAGGCGCTCGAGGGGACGTGGCAGCCTCCGCGCTTCGTCCTCCTCGAGTTCCCCTCCGTCGCACACGCTCGCGACTGGTGGAGCTCCCCCGAGTACGCCGCCGCCAAGGCCCTGCGCCATGCCAGCGCGCACACGATGATGTTGTTGATGGATGGACTCCCCAGCGAGGAGCGGCACGCCGGGGTGTCGACTGGCGCCAGTGTGGCCTCCGCGTCCCCCTGAGACAGCACTCGC
This window contains:
- a CDS encoding DUF1330 domain-containing protein is translated as MPAYVVVEVSVHDVQTYERYKQLAPPSIALYGGRYLVRGGATEALEGTWQPPRFVLLEFPSVAHARDWWSSPEYAAAKALRHASAHTMMLLMDGLPSEERHAGVSTGASVASASP